A section of the Alkalihalobacillus sp. LMS39 genome encodes:
- a CDS encoding 3-ketoacyl-ACP reductase — MGQTISGKTALVTGAGKGIGKATAIALAKEGVHVALLARTESDLQAVADEIKALGVNVAYATADVSSLEQVEAAIEKVTAELGAFDIVINNAGTGTFGGFLELTPEQWKNIIDINLMGVYYVTRTVLPQLIEKNGGDIINISSTAGQKGAPVTSAYSASKFGLLGLTESLALEVRKHNIRVTALTPSTVATELAFKENLTDGNPEKVMQPEDLAEFIVAQLKLHPRIFIKSAGLWSTNP; from the coding sequence ATGGGACAAACAATTAGTGGAAAAACAGCTCTTGTCACAGGTGCAGGCAAAGGAATTGGAAAAGCTACAGCAATCGCTTTAGCAAAAGAAGGTGTTCATGTTGCATTACTCGCTCGAACAGAAAGTGATTTACAAGCTGTCGCTGATGAAATTAAAGCGTTAGGCGTTAATGTGGCGTACGCGACAGCTGACGTTTCATCACTAGAACAAGTGGAAGCTGCGATTGAAAAAGTAACAGCGGAGCTAGGAGCTTTTGATATTGTTATTAATAACGCAGGCACTGGTACATTTGGAGGATTTCTCGAATTAACACCAGAGCAGTGGAAGAACATCATTGATATTAATTTAATGGGTGTTTATTATGTCACTCGTACCGTTCTTCCACAGTTGATTGAAAAAAATGGTGGGGATATTATTAATATTTCATCCACGGCAGGGCAAAAAGGCGCACCGGTTACAAGTGCCTATAGTGCCTCTAAATTCGGTTTATTAGGGCTTACAGAATCTCTTGCTCTAGAAGTGCGAAAGCATAATATCCGTGTCACTGCTCTAACACCTAGTACAGTAGCAACAGAACTTGCCTTTAAAGAAAACTTAACAGATGGCAATCCTGAAAAAGTGATGCAGCCTGAAGATTTAGCAGAGTTTATCGTTGCTCAATTAAAACTTCATCCAAGAATCTTCATTAAATCGGCAGGGCTATGGTCCACAAACCCGTAA
- a CDS encoding spore germination protein: MNETKQKQHLSREIGTNIATFKGIFSNCSDLVYRKVRLDDRVGYLLFIDGLVNTEDIQAHIIDELQHQNSYDNVTWKQIKEKITAVADVTENYDVEQISIDILEGNAVLLIDQYNKAIIYPVSGFETRAISEPESETAIRGPREGFIENIRVNTSMLRRKIKTTDFKIEARKIGEQTKTSINIAYIDGLADKKVLAELYHRLDRIKIDAVLESGYIEELIEDQPWSLFPQIEITERPDTVAGNLLEGRIAILCDGTPFSMIIPSTFWQQFQASEDYYERFYISIFLRFIRFIFLGVALLLPALYVAVTTYHQEMIPTNLLLSIAASREAIPFPAIVEALIMEISFEALREAGVRLPKTIGQAVSILGALVIGTAAVEAGIVSAPMVIIVSLTGIASFTIPKFSLAISIRLLRFPLMILGAMFGMFGIVIGMILLTTHLCKLRSFGVPYFEPLAPMRFSRLKDVFVRVPKWMSDTREKEFVKENQQRQKHDLKPSPEQPS, encoded by the coding sequence ATGAATGAAACAAAACAAAAACAACATTTATCTAGGGAAATTGGAACGAATATTGCGACTTTTAAAGGGATCTTTTCTAATTGTTCAGATCTTGTTTATCGAAAAGTTCGGTTAGATGACCGGGTAGGCTATCTATTATTTATCGATGGATTAGTAAATACAGAAGATATCCAAGCTCATATCATCGATGAACTTCAACATCAAAATTCTTATGACAATGTCACATGGAAACAAATAAAAGAAAAGATTACAGCCGTAGCTGATGTGACTGAAAATTATGATGTTGAACAGATCTCTATAGATATACTAGAAGGAAATGCAGTATTGCTTATCGATCAATATAATAAAGCAATTATATACCCAGTTTCAGGATTTGAAACGAGAGCGATTTCAGAACCTGAATCAGAAACTGCCATCCGTGGCCCAAGGGAAGGCTTTATCGAAAATATTAGAGTGAACACTTCAATGCTACGTCGAAAAATTAAAACAACAGATTTTAAAATCGAAGCGAGGAAAATCGGAGAACAAACGAAAACAAGTATCAATATTGCATATATTGATGGTCTAGCAGATAAAAAGGTATTAGCTGAATTATATCACCGGTTAGACCGAATTAAAATTGATGCCGTATTAGAGTCAGGCTATATCGAAGAATTAATTGAGGACCAACCTTGGAGTTTATTTCCACAAATTGAAATAACGGAAAGACCCGATACTGTTGCAGGTAATTTGCTAGAAGGTCGAATCGCCATATTATGTGATGGCACCCCGTTCAGTATGATTATTCCGTCAACCTTTTGGCAGCAGTTTCAAGCGAGTGAGGATTATTATGAACGATTTTATATTTCAATTTTTCTAAGATTTATCAGATTTATTTTTTTAGGAGTTGCATTATTGTTACCTGCTTTATATGTAGCTGTAACGACGTATCATCAAGAAATGATTCCGACTAATTTACTATTAAGTATTGCGGCCAGTCGTGAAGCCATTCCTTTTCCAGCCATTGTGGAGGCGTTAATTATGGAAATCTCATTTGAAGCGTTACGAGAAGCCGGTGTACGTTTACCAAAAACGATTGGACAAGCTGTTAGTATTCTTGGTGCCCTTGTTATTGGAACAGCGGCAGTAGAAGCGGGAATTGTCTCTGCGCCAATGGTTATTATCGTATCTTTAACAGGAATTGCATCGTTTACGATTCCTAAATTCAGCTTAGCTATATCGATTCGGTTACTTCGCTTTCCATTGATGATTTTAGGAGCGATGTTTGGGATGTTTGGAATTGTCATAGGGATGATTTTATTGACTACTCATTTATGTAAGTTACGCTCATTCGGTGTCCCTTATTTTGAACCGCTTGCTCCTATGAGGTTTTCTAGACTAAAAGATGTCTTTGTCAGAGTTCCTAAATGGATGTCTGATACAAGGGAAAAAGAATTTGTAAAAGAAAATCAACAGCGACAAAAACATGATTTAAAACCGTCGCCAGAACAACCATCCTAA
- a CDS encoding iron-containing alcohol dehydrogenase, whose translation MHNFEFQNGTKIIFGKDTEQKVGQETVPFGKKILLHYGGGSINKSGLYAKVVASLTEQGIEIFELGGVVPNPRVSLVREGISLCKEHNIPFILAVGGGSVIDSAKAIAAGVKYDGDVWDFFTGDAHVGDCLPIGVILTIPAAGSESSAGTVITNEDGLYKRATGHPSMRPAFAILNPELTYSLPAYQTACGITDMIAHILERYFTNEMNVELTDRLCEATLRTIISNAQTVLTDPTNYHARAEIMWSGTIAHNDLLSTGRIGDWASHDIEHEISGIYDIAHGAGLAIIFPAWMKYVYKHDIHRFAQFAHRVWDVEIDLYDIEKTAKEGIKRFEQFLQSIGMPITLTEVEIDETHFKEMAKKATERWELGNFVKLKEEDVLQIFHLAK comes from the coding sequence ATGCATAATTTCGAATTTCAAAATGGCACAAAAATTATTTTTGGTAAAGATACAGAACAAAAGGTAGGACAAGAAACTGTTCCGTTCGGGAAAAAAATATTACTTCATTACGGTGGAGGAAGTATAAATAAGAGTGGCCTTTATGCTAAAGTTGTCGCTTCATTAACTGAACAAGGCATCGAAATATTTGAATTAGGTGGCGTTGTTCCAAACCCAAGGGTCAGCCTTGTGAGAGAAGGAATTTCGCTTTGTAAAGAACATAATATCCCGTTTATTCTCGCAGTAGGAGGAGGAAGTGTCATCGATTCGGCTAAAGCGATAGCTGCTGGGGTGAAATATGATGGTGACGTATGGGACTTTTTCACAGGAGATGCCCATGTAGGTGATTGTTTACCAATAGGAGTGATTTTAACGATTCCAGCTGCAGGAAGTGAAAGTAGTGCAGGAACCGTCATTACAAATGAAGATGGCTTATATAAACGAGCAACGGGTCATCCTTCGATGCGACCAGCATTTGCCATTTTAAATCCCGAACTTACATATTCATTACCGGCATACCAAACAGCATGTGGGATTACTGATATGATCGCTCATATTTTAGAACGTTATTTTACAAATGAAATGAATGTAGAGTTAACAGACCGTTTATGTGAAGCGACATTACGTACGATTATTTCAAATGCACAAACTGTATTAACAGACCCAACTAACTATCATGCCCGTGCTGAGATTATGTGGTCTGGCACGATTGCCCATAATGATTTATTAAGTACAGGTAGAATTGGGGATTGGGCTAGTCATGATATTGAACATGAAATTAGTGGTATTTATGATATTGCTCATGGAGCAGGCCTTGCGATTATTTTTCCAGCTTGGATGAAATATGTTTATAAGCATGACATTCATCGTTTTGCCCAATTTGCTCATCGTGTTTGGGATGTTGAGATTGATTTATATGATATCGAAAAAACAGCAAAAGAAGGAATAAAACGATTCGAGCAATTTCTACAATCTATCGGTATGCCAATTACATTAACAGAGGTTGAGATTGACGAGACCCATTTTAAGGAAATGGCAAAAAAAGCAACGGAACGATGGGAACTAGGAAACTTTGTGAAATTGAAAGAAGAAGATGTGTTACAAATATTCCATTTAGCAAAATAA
- a CDS encoding erythromycin esterase family protein: protein MKNEIVQHIKDNAVRFDSIDDLQPMLEQASDAQYILLGEATHGTSEFYTLRTEISKWLIEKKGFQFIAVEGDWPACYEANRYIKGYSSIHNAADALQQFNRWPTWMWANKEVTELLTWLRTYNDTLQKEKVGFYGIDIYSLWESMEAVVLHLEKIGSPAATAARKAFDCFEPFHREPQLYGVSASLYGEDCLDELLQLLDELQKAKRNFPNDEESTLNVQVNAIVADNAERYYRAMVTNDNESWNVRDRHMVNVIEEISTFYGNGAKGIIWEHNTHIGDARATDMAEDGMVNVGQLARERYGTENVYAIGFGTYEGTVIAADRWGEPMKVMSVPKAIPHSWEAYLHEAGAYNKFIQFSDNNRSFFTKTIGHRAIGVTYNPHYEHYGNYVPSQVANRYNGFIYVDKTTALHPLQEKVLQ, encoded by the coding sequence TTGAAAAATGAAATCGTGCAACATATAAAAGATAATGCTGTTCGCTTTGACTCGATCGACGATTTACAACCGATGCTCGAACAAGCAAGTGATGCCCAATACATTTTATTAGGAGAGGCAACCCATGGGACATCTGAATTTTATACACTCCGAACGGAAATATCAAAATGGTTAATTGAAAAGAAAGGCTTTCAATTTATTGCTGTTGAGGGAGACTGGCCTGCCTGCTATGAAGCAAATCGCTACATAAAAGGGTACAGCTCGATTCATAATGCTGCTGATGCATTACAACAGTTTAACCGGTGGCCAACTTGGATGTGGGCAAATAAGGAAGTTACTGAGTTGTTAACGTGGCTTCGAACGTATAATGATACTTTACAAAAAGAAAAAGTTGGATTTTACGGAATCGACATTTATAGTTTGTGGGAATCAATGGAAGCTGTCGTACTGCATTTAGAAAAGATTGGTTCTCCTGCTGCCACCGCTGCGAGAAAAGCATTTGATTGTTTTGAACCATTCCACCGTGAGCCACAACTTTATGGTGTATCCGCATCCCTATATGGAGAAGATTGCCTTGATGAACTTTTACAGCTATTAGATGAGCTACAAAAAGCAAAACGTAATTTTCCGAATGATGAAGAATCTACATTAAACGTACAAGTAAATGCAATTGTAGCCGATAATGCAGAACGTTATTACCGGGCAATGGTGACAAATGATAATGAATCGTGGAATGTGCGTGATCGTCATATGGTAAATGTCATTGAAGAAATATCAACATTTTATGGCAATGGTGCTAAAGGAATCATTTGGGAACATAACACTCATATTGGTGATGCGAGAGCAACTGATATGGCAGAGGATGGAATGGTCAATGTGGGGCAACTCGCTCGTGAACGTTATGGAACGGAAAACGTCTATGCCATTGGGTTTGGAACGTATGAAGGAACTGTAATTGCAGCTGACCGCTGGGGTGAACCTATGAAGGTGATGTCTGTCCCAAAAGCGATTCCGCATAGTTGGGAAGCTTATTTACATGAAGCGGGTGCTTATAACAAATTTATTCAGTTTTCAGATAACAATCGCTCTTTCTTTACAAAAACGATAGGCCATCGAGCCATTGGGGTCACATACAATCCTCACTACGAACATTATGGAAATTATGTCCCCTCACAAGTAGCCAACCGCTATAATGGATTCATTTATGTGGATAAAACAACCGCACTTCACCCGCTCCAAGAAAAAGTACTGCAATAA
- a CDS encoding GerAB/ArcD/ProY family transporter: MKVHISHRQLGFLAANMTIASSLVVLPQSLTDLSLQNTWVVPLFLFAYVVILVSIGMFGIQKLQVLDFDSKSWKIKGFALLMFIFIAHILIRDVRILTGFVDTTLLPLTPTFVVTMLFIGTSLYIAWAGIEVIARFNEIMYVLFIIVILFIPISLFEEMSLANFEPVMGFHVIPSLLQSSFIGFAWIGEIIIVFLILNTTKSYQKSKLSLIWGGGLGLFLLFILIFSQTAVIGSEIVRFTTYPSYTLVQQIRLTEFLDRLDFFLVSLYFPTIFSKLALMLYGLNRSVNMITNSKNKVTLIPLTLLMGMLSLLLFEDKNDIYEFKIHSWASLGLFLQLVIAIVMFLIIRDNLKNNKQAQNNSTQDSEQ; the protein is encoded by the coding sequence ATGAAAGTTCACATTTCACATCGACAACTTGGGTTTTTAGCAGCTAATATGACGATTGCAAGTAGCTTAGTTGTGTTGCCACAATCGTTAACCGATTTATCATTACAAAATACATGGGTTGTACCTCTCTTCCTATTTGCTTATGTAGTAATTCTTGTTAGCATTGGTATGTTTGGCATACAAAAATTACAAGTGCTCGATTTCGATTCGAAAAGCTGGAAAATAAAAGGATTTGCTCTGTTAATGTTTATTTTCATAGCCCATATTTTAATTCGAGATGTTCGTATTTTAACTGGTTTTGTCGATACGACGCTTTTACCGTTAACACCAACATTTGTTGTAACGATGCTATTTATCGGAACTAGTTTATATATAGCATGGGCAGGAATTGAAGTCATCGCTCGGTTCAATGAAATCATGTATGTGTTATTTATTATTGTGATTTTATTTATTCCCATCTCTTTATTTGAAGAGATGAGTTTAGCCAATTTTGAACCAGTCATGGGATTCCATGTAATTCCTTCTTTACTTCAGTCGAGTTTTATTGGCTTTGCTTGGATTGGAGAAATCATTATTGTGTTTTTAATTTTGAATACAACAAAATCATATCAAAAATCAAAACTATCCTTAATATGGGGTGGAGGTTTAGGGTTATTTTTATTGTTTATTTTAATTTTTAGTCAAACAGCAGTAATAGGCTCTGAGATCGTCCGCTTCACAACGTACCCAAGTTACACACTTGTTCAGCAAATACGACTTACAGAATTTTTGGACCGTTTAGATTTTTTTCTTGTTTCTTTATATTTTCCAACTATTTTTTCAAAGTTGGCTCTAATGTTATATGGTTTAAACCGATCTGTGAATATGATAACGAATAGTAAAAATAAAGTAACATTAATTCCACTTACATTATTAATGGGCATGTTATCGTTACTATTATTTGAAGATAAAAATGATATATATGAATTTAAAATTCATTCTTGGGCTAGTTTAGGGTTATTTTTACAACTTGTCATTGCCATTGTGATGTTCCTCATCATTAGAGATAATTTAAAAAATAACAAACAAGCTCAAAATAATTCGACGCAAGATAGTGAACAATAA
- a CDS encoding aldehyde dehydrogenase family protein — MLNFSTLNKQFINGEWRQGNSSTILQNINPYNDDVLATVKIATTEDVDLAYKAAALAKTEWDKVNAYKKRDILENAVRYIEENEDAITTIIMEELGGTRVKASFEIWLVKNMIKEAATFPLRMEGKILPSVEDNKENRLYRSPIGVVGVISPFNFPFFLSMKSVAPALGAGNGVVLKPHEDTPVTGGTLIGKIFEEAGLPKGLLNVVITDINEIGDAFVEHPIPRIISFTGSTKVGSYIGQVAMKHFKKPLLELGGNSAFIIMDDADLDYAVNAAAFSRFTHQGQICMSANRILVQKPVYDKFVEKFIAKVASLKVGDPKDPATVIGPVINNRQADALKHLVETGIKSDATVALKGKMQGRLIEPTIFTDVTPSMTIAQEELFGPVVCIMPFEKEEEAIELANDTRFGLSGAIHTANIERGVEMAKKVHTGMIHVNDITINDEPIIAFGGEKQSGIGRLNGEWSLDEFTTLKWISIHYGQRQFPY, encoded by the coding sequence ATGTTAAACTTTAGTACATTAAATAAACAATTTATTAATGGTGAATGGAGACAAGGAAACAGCTCAACTATACTTCAAAATATAAATCCCTATAATGATGATGTATTGGCGACAGTGAAAATTGCTACTACGGAAGATGTAGACTTAGCATATAAAGCTGCAGCGCTAGCTAAAACGGAATGGGATAAAGTTAATGCTTACAAAAAACGTGATATTTTAGAAAATGCGGTTCGCTATATTGAAGAAAATGAAGATGCTATTACAACCATTATTATGGAAGAGTTAGGTGGAACTCGAGTCAAAGCAAGCTTTGAAATATGGTTAGTAAAAAACATGATAAAAGAAGCAGCAACATTTCCACTCAGAATGGAAGGCAAGATTTTACCATCGGTTGAAGATAATAAAGAAAATCGTTTGTATCGTTCACCTATAGGTGTTGTCGGTGTCATTAGTCCTTTTAATTTTCCATTCTTCTTATCGATGAAATCTGTTGCACCAGCGCTTGGTGCCGGAAACGGTGTTGTATTAAAACCTCATGAGGATACACCTGTTACAGGTGGAACTTTAATAGGGAAAATTTTTGAAGAGGCTGGTTTACCTAAAGGTTTATTAAATGTAGTCATTACCGATATTAATGAAATTGGCGATGCTTTTGTTGAACATCCAATTCCAAGAATTATATCTTTTACAGGGTCTACAAAAGTCGGTAGTTATATTGGACAAGTTGCAATGAAACATTTTAAAAAACCTTTATTAGAACTAGGCGGAAACAGTGCATTTATCATTATGGATGATGCGGATTTAGATTACGCGGTTAATGCGGCTGCTTTCAGTCGATTTACACACCAAGGACAAATTTGCATGTCAGCCAATCGAATTTTAGTTCAAAAGCCAGTTTATGATAAGTTTGTTGAAAAGTTTATAGCAAAAGTTGCTTCGCTCAAAGTCGGAGACCCGAAAGACCCTGCTACTGTCATTGGTCCTGTTATTAATAACCGACAAGCTGACGCATTGAAACACTTAGTTGAAACAGGAATTAAATCGGATGCAACTGTAGCCTTAAAAGGAAAAATGCAAGGTCGATTAATTGAGCCAACTATTTTTACAGATGTCACACCATCAATGACGATTGCGCAAGAAGAGTTGTTTGGACCAGTCGTTTGTATCATGCCATTTGAAAAGGAAGAGGAAGCAATTGAACTTGCAAATGATACACGCTTTGGTTTAAGTGGTGCCATTCATACAGCTAATATAGAGCGAGGCGTAGAAATGGCGAAAAAAGTTCATACGGGTATGATTCATGTAAATGATATCACGATTAATGATGAGCCTATTATTGCATTTGGTGGAGAAAAACAATCTGGAATCGGTCGTTTAAATGGCGAATGGAGTTTAGATGAGTTTACAACATTAAAATGGATTTCTATCCATTACGGACAACGTCAATTTCCATATTAA
- a CDS encoding Ger(x)C family spore germination protein — protein sequence MKQKWPVIASLLIVLLSTGCWDRKEINDIAIVTATTYDKLNEAEYIVTTQIPLPGEMGGVGSEGGGGTSGGAMFLLDAGVGRNVREANAELQQRLSRQLIFGHRRIAVFGEELAREGVRKTLDVLTRTREARLATQLFVAEGDAKKIIAAKPHLENLTSEAIRELGVNHFEITLRDFLIEYQQKGSDPFLPVLSLVDNLSPDPELVEEQVGINKVAMFKGDKVEFFTDEGQTLAVKWMIGKMEGKSYAIDWTETESINTRIKQQSSNFSYRIENDNPIFVVTIDLTGSIIENETEINFEEPNSLERVNEKIEEDVKAEINSILEETFARNMDSFGFGWLLKRRERERWHNEWKEGWRENLPNMEFEVHVNSDIEWTGLMTKGIGVGE from the coding sequence ATGAAACAAAAATGGCCTGTTATTGCAAGTCTTTTAATAGTCCTTTTGTCTACAGGTTGTTGGGACCGAAAAGAAATAAATGATATTGCGATCGTAACAGCCACTACGTATGACAAATTAAATGAAGCAGAGTATATAGTGACAACACAAATACCATTACCTGGTGAAATGGGTGGAGTTGGAAGCGAAGGCGGTGGTGGTACTTCCGGCGGAGCGATGTTTCTTTTAGACGCCGGAGTTGGAAGGAATGTTCGCGAAGCGAATGCGGAGCTTCAACAAAGGCTATCAAGACAATTAATTTTTGGACATCGTCGTATCGCAGTATTTGGTGAAGAATTAGCGCGAGAAGGGGTTAGAAAAACACTAGATGTGTTAACTAGAACAAGAGAAGCTCGATTAGCAACTCAACTATTTGTGGCAGAAGGCGATGCAAAAAAAATAATAGCAGCGAAACCCCACCTAGAAAACTTAACGTCAGAGGCCATTCGCGAGCTCGGTGTCAATCATTTTGAAATTACGTTACGAGACTTCCTTATAGAATACCAGCAAAAAGGAAGCGATCCTTTTTTACCCGTGTTATCTCTTGTCGACAACTTAAGCCCTGACCCTGAGTTAGTAGAAGAACAAGTAGGGATAAATAAAGTTGCGATGTTTAAAGGGGATAAAGTCGAATTTTTTACAGATGAAGGTCAAACTTTAGCGGTCAAGTGGATGATAGGGAAGATGGAAGGAAAGTCGTATGCGATTGATTGGACAGAAACCGAATCCATTAATACTCGAATTAAACAACAATCCAGTAACTTTTCGTACAGAATTGAAAATGATAATCCAATTTTTGTCGTGACTATCGATTTGACTGGTTCCATTATTGAAAATGAAACAGAAATTAATTTCGAGGAACCTAATTCATTAGAACGGGTGAATGAAAAAATAGAAGAAGATGTGAAAGCAGAAATAAATTCGATTCTTGAAGAAACATTTGCACGAAACATGGATTCATTTGGTTTTGGCTGGCTGCTTAAACGAAGGGAAAGAGAACGCTGGCATAACGAATGGAAGGAAGGTTGGCGCGAAAATCTACCTAATATGGAATTTGAAGTTCACGTAAACAGCGATATTGAGTGGACAGGTCTCATGACTAAAGGGATTGGTGTAGGAGAGTGA
- a CDS encoding methyl-accepting chemotaxis protein: MTSTQVDTQSNILQAFVQVAPYLNKLVQDDITVGVYDTEKLLINIPGNTFSLNVKPGDPLAEGDIITEAIRRNTDKTALVPKEIFGFPLIAHAIPIHDEKGKVIGGVGLGTSLEKANKLFEMAESFSAIVEQTATSIEDISDSVSVLAEQVTEVSSQMKDVSTSAEQIGQISSVVKGISDQSNLLGLNAAIEASRAGDAGKGFSVVANEIRKLATNSKENVNQINEITNTIQQLLQKLNVSFTDINKLTDNQAGAIQEFTATIQEMSKNAQDLADMAETSLNPANQDK; the protein is encoded by the coding sequence ATGACAAGTACACAAGTAGACACACAAAGCAATATCCTTCAAGCGTTTGTGCAAGTAGCACCTTATTTAAATAAGCTTGTGCAAGATGATATTACAGTAGGAGTTTATGATACAGAAAAATTGCTCATTAATATTCCTGGTAACACATTTTCGTTAAATGTTAAGCCTGGTGATCCACTTGCTGAAGGGGATATTATTACAGAAGCAATTCGGAGAAATACTGATAAAACTGCGCTTGTTCCAAAAGAAATATTTGGATTTCCTTTAATTGCCCACGCTATTCCTATACATGATGAAAAAGGGAAAGTCATTGGCGGAGTTGGGTTAGGGACGAGTCTTGAAAAAGCAAATAAATTATTTGAAATGGCTGAGAGCTTTTCGGCGATTGTTGAACAAACAGCGACTTCAATTGAAGATATTAGTGACTCTGTATCGGTTCTTGCAGAGCAAGTCACTGAAGTTTCCTCACAAATGAAGGATGTCAGTACTAGTGCTGAACAAATTGGGCAAATTTCTTCTGTTGTTAAAGGCATTTCCGACCAAAGTAATTTACTTGGCTTAAATGCAGCGATTGAAGCATCACGAGCTGGGGATGCTGGTAAAGGATTTTCTGTTGTGGCCAATGAAATTCGAAAGCTAGCAACAAACTCTAAAGAAAATGTAAATCAAATAAATGAGATTACAAATACAATTCAGCAATTACTGCAAAAGCTTAATGTATCCTTTACTGATATTAATAAATTAACAGATAATCAAGCAGGTGCCATTCAAGAATTTACAGCAACCATTCAAGAAATGAGTAAAAATGCACAAGATCTAGCTGATATGGCTGAGACCTCTTTAAACCCTGCAAATCAAGACAAATAA
- a CDS encoding histidine kinase N-terminal 7TM domain-containing protein: protein MAEQLFIFTVVGVFGSLLCLFLCMYALFTFKSAPGGRYYIFATLMCAIFSFSYVLELNSTTLEAMKLWLKVEYLALPFIPVFILLMCVEYVGRKPPPILLFFLYFIPQLTIFFHFTNDLHHYYYTSVTVSTDGPFPLLVLEGGLWFYVHSIFLYVCIAASLCILLIHMKKVRFRFKMQIFLMVIGLIVPIIGSMFYLTGTSPYGIDTGPISMSVAFLFHGAAILSLQMFNVAPIARETIFENMQEGVIVVNQQNRIIDYNHAMKRIIPSLGNHVLGRSIAEVLQQQPELKNILMSYKDSDYHMEKIETTRHYDIRFTPVYRNRKSFVGRVISFVDVTERVKLEEQLTLLASMDGLTQILNRTFFMKKAEQIITSIKEQEGTISFIMFDIDHFKMVNDTYGHEAGDKVLVEVIHAAKTCLRDTDIIGRYGGEEFIICLPNTSVLDASLIANDIRTLVYEAIITVDSDDIRVTSSFGITTESFSFDQPPLLLTTLIQQADKALYEAKHHGRNCIQLYSSEPVQEEFIVNER from the coding sequence ATGGCTGAGCAATTATTCATATTTACGGTTGTTGGAGTATTTGGAAGTTTACTTTGTTTATTTTTATGTATGTATGCTTTATTTACATTTAAATCTGCGCCAGGTGGAAGATATTATATCTTTGCTACTCTAATGTGTGCTATTTTTTCATTTTCCTATGTTCTAGAATTAAATAGTACAACGCTAGAAGCGATGAAGTTATGGTTAAAAGTTGAGTATTTAGCTTTGCCTTTTATTCCCGTATTTATTTTGCTCATGTGTGTAGAGTATGTCGGTCGAAAACCGCCTCCAATTCTCTTATTTTTTTTATATTTCATACCGCAACTAACTATCTTTTTTCATTTCACAAACGACTTGCACCACTATTACTATACTTCAGTTACCGTTTCAACAGATGGACCTTTTCCGCTTTTAGTGTTAGAAGGAGGGCTTTGGTTTTACGTCCATTCGATTTTCCTTTATGTATGTATAGCCGCAAGCTTATGTATATTGCTTATTCATATGAAAAAAGTTCGATTCCGATTTAAAATGCAAATTTTTCTAATGGTCATCGGTCTTATTGTTCCGATTATCGGAAGTATGTTTTATTTAACTGGCACTAGTCCATATGGGATCGACACAGGTCCCATTTCAATGAGTGTTGCTTTTTTATTTCATGGAGCTGCAATTCTTTCCTTGCAAATGTTTAATGTTGCTCCCATTGCTCGTGAAACCATTTTTGAAAATATGCAAGAAGGGGTTATTGTAGTAAATCAACAAAATAGGATTATCGATTATAATCATGCAATGAAAAGGATTATTCCTTCTTTAGGAAATCATGTACTTGGGCGGTCCATTGCTGAAGTGTTACAACAACAACCTGAATTAAAGAACATCCTTATGTCCTATAAAGACTCTGATTACCATATGGAGAAGATAGAAACAACACGGCATTACGATATCCGATTTACCCCTGTTTATCGTAATCGTAAATCGTTTGTTGGTCGAGTTATTTCATTTGTTGATGTTACTGAACGAGTAAAATTAGAAGAACAATTAACGTTATTAGCAAGTATGGACGGCTTAACACAAATTTTAAACCGGACTTTTTTTATGAAAAAAGCAGAACAAATCATCACATCTATAAAAGAACAAGAGGGGACTATTTCTTTTATTATGTTTGATATCGATCACTTTAAAATGGTCAATGATACGTATGGCCATGAAGCTGGCGATAAAGTGTTAGTGGAAGTTATTCATGCAGCAAAAACTTGCTTACGTGATACTGACATTATTGGAAGATACGGTGGAGAAGAGTTTATTATCTGTTTACCAAATACGTCGGTGCTAGATGCTAGCTTAATCGCCAATGACATTCGTACCCTAGTATATGAAGCAATTATCACAGTAGATAGCGATGACATTCGGGTTACGTCAAGTTTTGGAATTACGACAGAAAGCTTTTCTTTTGACCAACCACCTCTTTTACTAACAACCTTAATCCAACAAGCCGATAAAGCACTTTACGAGGCAAAACATCATGGTCGTAATTGCATCCAATTGTATTCATCTGAACCTGTACAAGAAGAGTTCATAGTAAACGAACGATAA